The DNA sequence CACCTCGACATAACCCCCCACCAAGAGAAAACCAGAAGGAACATCCCAAACCAGCAAACATAAACCGACCTCCCAGAGTCAGAAAATTCTCCAACTACACACCCTGACGGCCCCGATCaccgagatataccaccaaatagcagacCGAGGTATCCTCCCAAAGGCCCAACAACTCAAGGAAAGAACTGGCGGCAACAAAACCTTACACTGCGACTATCACCGAGGTTACGGACATAGGACACAAGACTGTTTCGACTTAAAAGACGCTCTCGAACAACCAATAAGAGACAGAAAACTCCTCGAGTTCGCCAAAATTATTAGGGAACCAAAATGTGTAGAAAGAGACAGATCACCAGAGAGAGAAGGACGCACCCGAGGACGCAGAGACAAGCCCCCCAGGGAAAGCCCAGAGACAGACCTGACCATAATCGTAAACGTCATCACAGGCAAAGACACCCCGGGTAAATCAAAATCATCACTCAAGAAGGATCTCAAGGTCCTGGCAGTCAGAAACCAAACCCCAACTGCCACCACCGGTAAGGCGATAACATTCTCCCTCGAGGACTGCCAACATGGCACCTCGGCGGAAGACGCCCCCTTCTTCATTTCGGCGAAGATCGGAACCGGGCTGGTCAGAAGAATACTGGTGGATACAGGAGCAGACTCTAACATCCTTTTCAGAGGAGCCTTTGACAAACTCAGACTCCGCAACAACAATCTACAAACACACCGCAACAGAGTCACTGGATTCAGAGACAACTTCCTCAAACCAGACGGTTCCATCGTCCTTCCCCTCACCATAGGGACgggaaaccaaaggaagacaatcCTATCCAAGTTCGTGGTCCTCAAAGACTCCACCGCCTACAACGTCATCctcggaagaaaaacaatcaacgacCTCTCCGCCGTCATCTTCACCAAATACATTCTCATGAAGTTTATAGCAGAAGACGGCTCCATCGGAACCATCCACGGAGATCGGAAAATTGCAGTAGAATGTGACAACGCCAGCCTAGCCTTGCGAAAAAGATCACGCGATGCGGCCGACATATTCCTAGCCGACCTGGATGCCCGACAGGACAGACAACCCAGGCCAGAATCAGAATGAGACATGGAAAAACTGCAAATAGGGCAAGCCAAAGAAGAGTACACTTTCATCAACAGGAACCTCCCGTACAATCTTAAAGAAGATCTCTCACACCTCCTAAGGTAGAGGCAGAGACTTGTTCGCATTCACACCCGTCGGTATGCCAGGAATAGACCTCGACCTAATGTCTCACCGACTAGCCGTAGATCCCAAGGCTAAACCTGTGGCACAGAGGAGACGGAAAATATCCCCTGACCGAGCAGTCGAGGTCAACAAACAGGTTAAAGCCCTCCTCGAAGCGGGCTTTATCAGGGAACTACCTTATACGACCTGGTTGGCTAACATCGTGCTAGTCAAAAAAGCAAACGGGAAATGGcagatgtgcgtcgactacacaaACCTAAATAAAGTCTGTCCAAAAGACGCCTTCCCCCTACCAAATATTGACGGGCTGGTAGACGCCGCATCCGGCCACCAATATCTCAGCTTCATGGACGCGTATTCCGGGTACAACCAGATACCCATGCACCGACCTGACAAAGAGAAAACGGCCTTCATCACTCCCAACGGCACATACTACTACACAGTCATGCCCTTCGACTTTAAAAACGCCAGAGCCACTTACCAAAGGCTCGTCAACAAAATTTTCCAAGGCCTATCTAGTAACAAGCTAGAAGTttacatagacgacatgctcgcAAAAACCGAATCTGGCGAATAGCTCATTAGCGACCTCAAGCTCGTAATGGATACTCTGAGGAGGCACCAAATGCGCCTCAACCCGACAAAATGTCATTCGGGATGGAAGCAAGGAAATTCTTGGGGTTCATGATCACACAACGCGGGGTAGAGGCAAACCCCGAAAAGTGTAAAGCCATACTCGAAATGGCAAGTCCAAAAAACCTCAAAGACATCCAGAAACTGACCGGCCGGCTAACCGCCCTATCTTGCTTTCTTGGCGCATCGGCACAAAAGGCGATCCCCTTCTTCAAACTTATGAAAAAAGGAACCCCCTTCAAATGGGATACGGAATGCGAAAAGGCATTCCAACACTTCAAAGCAGTATTGGCGGAACTCCCGTTCTCGCCAAACCCTAAACAGGGAAGGTCCTCTATCCATACATGTCCATAACGGAAGGTGCACTAGCCA is a window from the Arachis hypogaea cultivar Tifrunner chromosome 17, arahy.Tifrunner.gnm2.J5K5, whole genome shotgun sequence genome containing:
- the LOC112763372 gene encoding uncharacterized protein, with the protein product MGATPFTKRILKAKLPKGFDKLTDMKYDGTKDPQEHLTAFEAKMNLEGAPDAVRCRAFPVTLAGLAIKWFNAFPNGSITGFHDILRKFMAQFTTRITKAKHPISLLGVTQRQDESTRKYLDRFNDQCLMVDRLTDSVTSLCLTNGIMNEDFRKHLTTKLVLTMHEIQGVAKEYINDEEAQQLKERTGGNKTLHCDYHRGYGHRTQDCFDLKDALEQPIRDRKLLEFAKIIREPKCVERDRSPEREGRTRGRRDKPPRESPETDLTIIVNVITGKDTPGKSKSSLKKDLKVLAVRNQTPTATTGKAITFSLEDCQHGTSAEDAPFFISAKIGTGLVRRILVDTGADSNILFRGAFDKLRLRNNNLQTHRNRVTGFRDNFLKPDGSIVLPLTIGTGNQRKTILSKFVVLKDSTAYNVILGRKTINDLSAVIFTKYILMKFIAEDGSIGTIHGDRKIAVECDNASLALRKRSRDAADIFLADLDARQDRQPRPESE